The sequence ATGTAGTGAAAGCATCCAACCCTCTGATGTTTACATAAAATAGAATGGAAGTTGTCCGGACCGCTTACTTTCCTCTTAGACTGTCCAGCGTTGACCCACTAGCAGATTGATGATGCGAATGAACATTTACTTAAGCTTTTCACACTCGATCTGGCACTCAAAAGACAAACAACACTCAACGCCACGCATATAATCAGACAAATCAAAAGACCGGCCATGATATGCATACACaaacaaaatgcatttttattaatattatttttgagaTTCAAAGTTTTGTATTATCTTATTTGGCACTTACAATGTGATTGACAATAAATTAAATGCGATTGATCGCCGTTGGCTAATAAATAAGGCTTACAGGCTAGTTGTCGCGCAAGACGGACGGCGACACGCCTCATGGCGTTACAAACTGACACACACCATAACTGTCACGCTTGCGATCGGGGCCACATTGTTCCTGGGCTCCGATGAGCTTGAGCTCCCACTCGCCTCCTCCACCATCCCGTTCGTTGTCCTCTTGCAGTTGCAATTTCGTCATGTCGACGTCCGATCGTGGATATTCTAGGCTATCGAACGAAGAATCAGGTAAGTCTAGATAAGTTTGTTGCTCCATCATCAGGTAATTATCGTCATCATCATGATTTTGTCTACCAGTGTCATCCTCCTCAACGTCTTGGATACCACCATCACCATAATTGTTGTTATTGGTTAGTATAGCGTATACGGTATTAGTTCTAATTTCATCGTCGTACGTAGCCGGCCCGAGTAACGACTTGGAGGCTCTAACGGTGTTATGATAAGAATTACCTGACGGCTCTGGAAAATGGACCAAGCTAGATGAAGCAGGTTGCTCGACATGGAAGTTGTTGGGCCGATATACACGGTAGATCGGTGAAGGTTGATTGAAATTACGGGCGTTGCCAGAGATATCGACCCTGTAAGGGGTTCGCCcttcgatgaaatcttcgttggCTACTCTGGCATGTGATTGTGATTCGTCCAGCACTACCACCTCTGGGGTTATACGAGATGTCTTCTTTTGAGAATGAtgatttttcgtatttttacgATGGCCCGATTTTTTCTTCTGTTGGTTCTTATGTCCAGCACGATTCAGAAGATCCAGAAGTGATACACCAGCGGATGGAGAAGATGGTACGACCACAATTACAAAGTTCTCTAGATCTGCCCGGATATTAAACTTGCCTTCCTGTCTCTGGTCGAAAGTTATGGTTTTACGAGGCTTATTGGTAGGAGCGAAAGCTGCGGAAGTTGTGGGTGCAGCAGGTGTACTGGTACTTGGCTTTGCTTCCGATGTAGATGCCTCCAGATATACCGCAGTGCTCGAAGACTCCGGGGTCTCGTTCAATGCCACTGCTTCCGTAACCGCAGTCGCCAGTTCCGTCACATTACTATTCTCCAATGCATTGTCCTCACTTCTGTTCAACCTTTTATCTCCCCGAATCACTGGTCCAGCCAACACCGCTGAACTCACAAACAAAAGAACCAATGTTCTAAGCATGCTCACAATCAATCTCGGATTCCGTTCGTTCACTGCAGTAGCTGTCCTCCGGGTTGCGCTGCCTTCTGGTTCAAGTTCAACAAGCGACTGACCACCGGGATATTTTATTCACGCCAAGTTCATTGACGACATCAGACCAGAAGAAATGTATAAAAACAGAAAACTGAAAAGATTTGCCGTTTTGCCGTTTCTCTGCACTCTCTCCACATGCTTGTGCTTAGGAAACCAAAAGATCGCATTCTTCCTCGCTTCTCTCTGTCTCTCGCACATACGCGCGTGAGCGATCACGCGCTCGCCCCCGAAGCATACAACCTGGTCAACGAAACTTACGCGCGGTCTTTTGCTTTCTTTTCGTCTTTCAATGGTATAAACCGCGTGCTACCAACCAGCTCTATTATATTGTGCTGCGGCTTTTGCGGCACGAAACTAATCGTATCCAGAGGCCGCATCGCACCGTAGAATTGATCATCATCATAAGTTCGATATATGAAGACATAAATAGAGTAATGTGGGGAAAGTTGATTCACATCAGCTGATCCTTGCCACTATATGAATTCTAGGACATATCACGATATGAAAATATAATAAGCATGCTGTTTTGCCTCTAAAGTAAACGGTGGCATTAAACCAATAACTTTAAACCCCCGTTCCTATCTGTGTAACAAAGTTAATTTACTCGATTTTTTTCCGTTTGTGGCCTTCGTTTACGTGAAACATCAAATTTGCATTTAACCTCACCaaagaattcacaaatcaaagGGACAAAGGGATCCAAGGGACGTTGCAACGATGCTCTCCGATttgtctgaaattttcaggaattgttcatatatgtaaaaTAAGACATTGTGCAGATTTTTCATGGAGGGAGGGGAAGCGGGATAAAACGgttgttcaaaatttaatgtaaaaaattaacaaaatcaaaaaaatacaaTAACTTTGGCGGTAATGGTCCGATTTAGTTcaaattttgtaagctttttctGCCTATTTAGCACTTTATGTCAAGTGGTTTACATTGCTCCACAGGGAAATAACgcaactaaagagctttcatctatataataaaaatgaaatggtctgtgttcgtatccgcataactcgaaaatggctggatggattttattcGTTATagcttccgacgggtttatatgatatttcctcagtcTAAAATCATTAGTTAGGTTGAGTAAATAATGAAATACTGATTTAAAGATTCATATGGGAATCTCACATAGGCAGTTCTCAACGttcattttcgcctactatgcaggacaacgtctgccgggtcaagggtctgttcaaatattacgtaacgcaatagggggtggggggttgtttaatttttgttacgatttgttacgcaaatAATGGGGGGTGGGTGTCCTTCGaaatattgttacgcgtaacaaattaattgcatagaGAAAGAatgttaaaaatgttaaaaaatgtttatttcttTTAAAACAGCATAAAATATACAATGCATAATAATTCAGTAACGTGTTTTAAATCGtaccaaaaatcgaaaaaataaattaaaaaaatatttgttacgcgttacgcatagtgGTGGGGGTAGTTCAGAAAattgttacagattgttacgagggggtggagggttcttaaaaacaacgtttttgcgttacgtaatatttgaacaggcccCAACTAGTTTGATATATATTTCAGGAGCGCCCACTCAAGAACCACCaagaaaattagaattttctGTAGCATTTTTTTAGGACAGTTCTCGAAAATTGTGCCCctttttgtaattatttttttagatCTGAATAAAATTGCCAAAGTTTTTAACTATacgtagaaaaaaaatgtttggcaAAATTACAGGATTTTTCATTAGGGGTTGTGGGTAAAATAGCCATTTAAAAATACATCTtaaaaattgatcatttttttaaatgcgtttcTCTTGTTTTAAATTGAACATGATGATCCAATTTTATAGCGCAAAGATTGATAGATTTTTCAAAACCGATTCCATTGTATTGTGAAATAGCATACATACATTTTTTAGGTAGGATTTTACCTAGGATAAATAACTAAACTCGTAGGATAATAGAGAAACTAAACAGATTTACTTTCGTATATATTTGAGCTACGCCAATTTAAGGACAACTGTGTGAATTATTATTTTCTACAACACTGTTTATTTAAAAGCTACTTTGCGAGACTCATGAGCCTATTTATTGGCGAAACTAGTCCCGATGCCTAGGAGAGGCTATAGCCCCTTCATGTATTTTCTCTATTTTtagcttcttttgaaaaattctcGAACAAGTTATCATAGTGGTAATATGATAAATACGGTTCAACCACCTAAGGCAActgcggatcaatcacactcatccattTTTTTTCTCCAGCACGTGGTTTCTGTTGTAGCCCACACAACGTCTGAAATTAATGGCGTATGGTTATTGCATCTAAGCTGAGCTTTGTTCCCCACACTCAAAGGACAAAATGTGACGGATCGCTGTCAGGTTCCCACCGGTAggcagtggatatttttgcatattttattcatttgtttcgatgagaatcctttagtgatttGACTTTAGGGATACCGACGGGAATCTTCAGGGATTTTGagggaatcctccaagcatACTGAAGGAACCATCCAGGGATTCTAACGGGAATGTTCTAGGGAGTCCGAAGGAAATGTTCCAGGGATACAAAATTTTCCCGGGATGTCGACGGGAATCCTagagggattccgacgggaatatctcatggattccgacgggaacgCCAATTTACTtcacttacttatggatcctgtacacctccggtggtgcaaagggccgacttaaatttcaaagaaaatctccgaacgattttgaaacaaatctttgaatggttccggaggaattccgatgTAAATCAAGGTatgaagcaaatcctccatggattatgaagaGTATCCCCTCAGATTACAAAGACATCCCTCAATGGTTCCCAaaggaatacttcgatgattctgaaagaaattctttagagattccaatgaaaattgttctcggattctgatgggaatttctctcggattctgattagaatccttctcggatgctgatgagAATTGCGGAGATTATTATGCAGCTAGGCAAGCGAaagtctgctggaaaactgtGACTCCAATCCG comes from Armigeres subalbatus isolate Guangzhou_Male chromosome 2, GZ_Asu_2, whole genome shotgun sequence and encodes:
- the LOC134216229 gene encoding uncharacterized protein LOC134216229, which produces MLRTLVLLFVSSAVLAGPVIRGDKRLNRSEDNALENSNVTELATAVTEAVALNETPESSSTAVYLEASTSEAKPSTSTPAAPTTSAAFAPTNKPRKTITFDQRQEGKFNIRADLENFVIVVVPSSPSAGVSLLDLLNRAGHKNQQKKKSGHRKNTKNHHSQKKTSRITPEVVVLDESQSHARVANEDFIEGRTPYRVDISGNARNFNQPSPIYRVYRPNNFHVEQPASSSLVHFPEPSGNSYHNTVRASKSLLGPATYDDEIRTNTVYAILTNNNNYGDGGIQDVEEDDTGRQNHDDDDNYLMMEQQTYLDLPDSSFDSLEYPRSDVDMTKLQLQEDNERDGGGGEWELKLIGAQEQCGPDRKRDSYGVCQFVTP